The Enterobacter kobei genome has a segment encoding these proteins:
- the smg gene encoding DUF494 family protein Smg encodes MFDVLMYLFETYIHNEAEMRVDQDKLTQDLTDAGFEREDIYNALMWLEKLADYQEGLAEPMQLASDPLSVRIYTAEECERLDASCRGFILFLEQIQVLNLETREMVIERVMALDTAEFELEDLKWVILMVLFNIPGCENAYQQMEELLFEVNEGMLH; translated from the coding sequence ATGTTCGACGTACTGATGTATTTGTTTGAGACTTACATCCATAACGAAGCAGAAATGCGAGTGGATCAGGACAAATTGACACAGGATCTTACCGATGCGGGGTTTGAGCGGGAAGATATCTATAATGCGTTGATGTGGCTGGAAAAACTGGCTGATTATCAGGAAGGCCTCGCCGAACCGATGCAGCTTGCTTCTGACCCATTGTCAGTACGCATCTATACCGCTGAAGAGTGTGAAAGGCTGGATGCCAGCTGCCGGGGATTCATCTTATTCCTTGAGCAGATTCAGGTGCTAAACCTCGAAACGAGAGAAATGGTGATAGAGCGCGTCATGGCGCTGGATACGGCAGAATTTGAACTGGAAGATCTCAAATGGGTGATCCTGATGGTTCTGTTTAATATCCCGGGTTGTGAAAATGCCTATCAGCAAATGGAAGAATTACTCTTTGAAGTGAATGAAGGTATGCTGCATTAA
- the def gene encoding peptide deformylase, with product MAVLQVLHIPDERLRIVAEPVKEVNAEIQRIVDDMFDTMYAEEGIGLAATQVDIHKRIIVIDVSENRDERLVLINPELLEKSGETGIEEGCLSIPEQRALVPRAEKVKIRALDRDGNPFELEADDLLAICIQHEMDHLVGKLFIDYLSPLKQQRIRQKVEKLDRLRSRA from the coding sequence ATGGCAGTTTTGCAAGTGTTACATATTCCGGACGAGCGCCTTCGCATCGTCGCTGAACCGGTTAAAGAAGTGAATGCAGAAATTCAGCGTATCGTCGATGATATGTTCGATACCATGTACGCTGAAGAAGGCATTGGCCTGGCGGCGACCCAGGTAGACATTCACAAGCGTATTATCGTGATCGACGTTTCTGAAAATCGCGATGAGCGTCTGGTGCTGATTAACCCTGAGTTGCTTGAAAAGAGCGGCGAAACGGGTATCGAGGAAGGCTGTTTGTCCATTCCTGAACAGCGCGCTTTGGTGCCACGTGCCGAAAAAGTGAAAATTCGCGCCCTGGATCGTGACGGTAATCCGTTCGAACTGGAAGCAGACGACCTGCTGGCGATTTGTATTCAGCATGAGATGGATCATCTGGTCGGTAAACTGTTTATCGATTACCTCTCGCCGCTGAAACAGCAGCGTATTCGTCAGAAAGTAGAGAAACTGGATCGTTTGCGCTCTCGCGCATAA
- a CDS encoding DUF1488 domain-containing protein → MNQAIHFPDRESWDEDKQAVCFPVLVQGMQLTCAIHRETLLRRFGGSDPLDIFCENRWDLEEEASDLIRDQQEDDQGWVWLS, encoded by the coding sequence GTGAATCAGGCTATTCACTTCCCGGACAGAGAGAGCTGGGATGAGGATAAACAAGCAGTCTGCTTCCCGGTGCTGGTGCAGGGGATGCAACTTACCTGTGCCATTCATAGGGAAACGCTGCTACGTCGTTTTGGCGGTTCAGATCCTTTAGACATATTTTGTGAAAATCGCTGGGATCTTGAAGAAGAAGCCAGCGATTTAATCCGCGACCAGCAGGAAGACGATCAGGGCTGGGTCTGGTTATCCTGA
- a CDS encoding amino acid ABC transporter substrate-binding protein, with product MKKTMIASLTAAGMLFAVAGQAHAGTTLDAVKKKGFVQCGISDGLPGFSYADANGKFTGIDVDVCRGVAAAVFGDDSKVKYTPLTAKERFTALQSGEVDMLSRNTTWTSSRDAGMGMSFTGVTYYDGIGFLTHNKAGLKSAKELDGATVCIQAGTDTELNVADYFKANKMKYTPVTFDRSDESAKALESGRCDTLASDQSQLYALRIKLSNPAEWIVLPEVISKEPLGPVVRRGDEDWFSIVRWTLFAMLNAEEMGINSKNVDEKAANPSNPDMAHLLGKEGDFGKDLKLDNKWAYNIIKQVGNYSEIFERNVGSESPLKIKRGQNNLWNNGGIQYAPPVR from the coding sequence GCGGGCCAGGCCCATGCGGGTACGACACTGGATGCCGTTAAAAAGAAAGGTTTTGTTCAATGTGGTATCAGTGATGGTCTGCCTGGCTTCTCATATGCCGATGCGAACGGCAAATTTACCGGTATTGATGTGGATGTCTGCCGCGGCGTCGCAGCTGCCGTTTTTGGGGATGACAGCAAAGTAAAATACACCCCGCTGACGGCGAAAGAACGCTTTACGGCGCTGCAATCCGGTGAAGTTGACATGCTCTCGCGTAATACCACCTGGACCTCCTCTCGTGATGCAGGTATGGGGATGTCATTTACCGGCGTGACCTATTATGACGGCATCGGATTCCTGACCCACAATAAAGCGGGCCTGAAAAGTGCCAAAGAACTGGATGGCGCCACCGTGTGTATCCAGGCGGGTACGGATACTGAGCTGAACGTCGCGGATTATTTCAAAGCCAATAAGATGAAATACACCCCTGTGACGTTTGATCGCTCGGATGAATCAGCCAAAGCACTGGAATCCGGCCGTTGCGACACGCTGGCCTCTGACCAGTCACAGCTGTATGCCTTACGTATTAAGCTGAGCAACCCGGCAGAATGGATTGTGCTGCCAGAAGTGATCTCCAAAGAACCTCTCGGACCTGTTGTTCGTCGTGGTGATGAAGACTGGTTCTCCATTGTTCGCTGGACCCTGTTTGCCATGCTGAACGCGGAAGAGATGGGCATCAATTCGAAAAACGTTGATGAGAAAGCCGCTAATCCATCCAACCCGGATATGGCTCACCTGCTCGGTAAAGAGGGTGATTTCGGCAAGGATCTGAAGCTGGATAACAAGTGGGCTTACAACATCATCAAGCAGGTGGGTAACTATTCTGAGATCTTTGAGCGCAACGTGGGATCGGAAAGCCCGCTGAAGATCAAACGCGGCCAGAACAATCTCTGGAATAACGGCGGCATTCAGTACGCGCCACCAGTACGTTAA
- the dprA gene encoding DNA-protecting protein DprA, whose product MTSTEIWLRLIHTGSLCGDGMLEAAARLLKQTNIDVPAVIDAGLSAKQASRFFALEESELERSLKWLEMPGNHLLTANHPFYPPLLRTIPDYPGALCVKGNLATLNTVQLAVVGSRAPSWYGERWGKILCEQLSQSGFTITSGLACGIDGVAHHAALSAKGRSVAVLGNGLFSVYPRRHQALAMQIIESDGAIVSEFPLSAQPRPANFPRRNRIISGLSQGVLVVEAAVRSGSLVTARCALEQGREVFALPGPIGNPGCEGPHWLIKQGATPVTEVGDILENLQHGLQWLQEDPEKRHYSSDQGKVALPFPKLLANVGDEVTPVDVVAERAGQPVPVTVAQLLELELAGWIAAVPGGYVRLRRACHVRRTDVFV is encoded by the coding sequence ATGACGTCTACCGAGATATGGTTACGGCTTATCCACACGGGTTCTCTGTGTGGTGATGGGATGCTGGAAGCCGCTGCACGGTTGCTCAAGCAGACAAATATAGATGTTCCTGCTGTCATAGACGCCGGGCTGTCAGCAAAACAGGCTAGCCGGTTCTTTGCCTTAGAGGAAAGTGAACTGGAGCGAAGCCTTAAGTGGCTTGAAATGCCGGGAAATCATTTGTTGACGGCAAACCATCCCTTTTATCCCCCTTTGCTGCGAACGATTCCCGATTATCCTGGGGCATTATGTGTAAAAGGTAACTTAGCGACACTTAATACTGTCCAACTGGCTGTGGTGGGGAGTCGGGCGCCGTCATGGTACGGTGAGCGGTGGGGGAAAATCCTGTGCGAACAGCTTTCACAAAGCGGTTTCACAATCACCAGTGGGTTGGCCTGCGGTATTGACGGTGTCGCCCATCACGCTGCGCTGTCCGCAAAAGGACGTAGCGTGGCCGTGCTGGGGAACGGCCTGTTTAGCGTTTATCCCCGTCGGCATCAGGCTCTGGCGATGCAGATTATTGAATCTGACGGGGCGATAGTGTCTGAGTTTCCTCTCTCGGCACAGCCCCGACCGGCAAACTTTCCGCGCCGTAATCGGATTATCAGCGGGTTAAGCCAGGGCGTCTTGGTCGTTGAAGCGGCAGTGCGAAGCGGCTCTCTGGTCACGGCCCGGTGCGCACTTGAGCAGGGGCGGGAGGTTTTCGCCTTGCCCGGTCCGATAGGTAACCCCGGCTGCGAAGGGCCACACTGGCTGATAAAGCAGGGCGCAACGCCGGTAACCGAGGTAGGGGATATTCTTGAAAATTTGCAACATGGGTTGCAATGGCTGCAGGAAGATCCCGAAAAGCGACATTATTCGTCAGATCAGGGAAAGGTGGCATTGCCATTTCCTAAGCTCCTGGCTAACGTAGGAGATGAGGTAACACCTGTTGACGTTGTCGCTGAACGTGCCGGCCAACCTGTGCCAGTAACGGTAGCACAGCTACTCGAACTGGAGTTAGCAGGGTGGATCGCAGCTGTACCCGGCGGCTATGTCCGATTAAGGAGGGCATGCCATGTTCGACGTACTGATGTATTTGTTTGA
- the fmt gene encoding methionyl-tRNA formyltransferase yields MSKTLRIIFAGTPDFAARHLGALLSSGHQVVGVFTQPDRPAGRGKKLMPSPVKVLAEEHGLPVFQPASLRPQENQQLVADLDADVMVVVAYGLILPKAVLDMPRLGCINVHGSLLPRWRGAAPIQRSLWAGDAKTGVTIMKMDVGLDTGDMLYKLTCPITAEDTSATLYDKLADLGPQGLIKTLQQLADNTAKPEVQDESLVTYAEKLSKEEARIDWSLSAAQLERCIRAFNPWPMSWLMIDEQPLKVWKASVINSITAAEPGTIIDASKNGIQVATAEGILNLESLQPAGKKAMSAQDLLNSRREWFIPGNRLA; encoded by the coding sequence GTGTCTAAAACACTACGTATTATCTTCGCGGGAACCCCTGATTTTGCAGCGCGTCATCTTGGCGCGCTGTTATCTTCTGGTCACCAGGTTGTTGGCGTCTTTACCCAGCCGGACCGCCCGGCAGGTCGCGGTAAAAAACTGATGCCGAGCCCCGTAAAGGTGCTGGCAGAAGAGCATGGGCTACCCGTTTTCCAGCCCGCCTCCTTACGCCCACAGGAAAACCAGCAGCTGGTTGCTGACCTGGATGCCGACGTAATGGTGGTGGTGGCGTATGGTTTAATTCTGCCAAAAGCCGTGCTTGATATGCCTCGCCTGGGCTGTATCAACGTGCATGGTTCCCTGCTCCCGCGTTGGCGTGGTGCGGCACCTATACAGCGCTCCCTGTGGGCGGGTGATGCTAAAACCGGCGTTACAATCATGAAGATGGATGTAGGTTTAGACACGGGCGACATGCTGTATAAGTTGACGTGTCCCATTACGGCAGAAGATACCAGCGCTACGCTGTATGACAAGCTGGCAGATCTCGGCCCACAAGGGCTCATTAAGACCTTACAGCAGCTTGCTGACAATACGGCGAAGCCTGAGGTTCAGGATGAGTCTCTCGTCACCTACGCCGAAAAACTGAGCAAAGAAGAAGCCCGGATCGACTGGTCTCTCTCCGCCGCTCAACTTGAACGCTGCATCCGCGCCTTCAATCCATGGCCAATGAGCTGGCTGATGATTGATGAGCAGCCCCTGAAAGTCTGGAAAGCGTCAGTGATTAACAGCATCACAGCAGCTGAACCCGGTACGATTATCGACGCCAGCAAGAACGGAATCCAGGTTGCGACTGCAGAAGGGATCCTGAATCTTGAGTCATTACAACCGGCCGGTAAGAAAGCCATGAGTGCACAGGATCTGTTAAATTCCCGTCGCGAATGGTTTATACCGGGCAATCGCCTTGCCTGA
- a CDS encoding amino acid ABC transporter permease: MSKAILSHSSRPASTTGGRFIIWARKNLFSSWSNSLLTIVCLWLMWELIPPLLNWAFLQANWVGSTRADCTKAGACWVFIHERFGQFMYGLYPHEQRWRINLALVIGLLSIAVMFGKKLPHRGRYIAGWAVAYPIIVWVLLYGGFLGLERVETRQWGGLTLTLIIASVGIAGALPWGILLALGRRSTMPVVRVLSVIFIEFWRGVPLITVLFMSSVMLPLFMAEGTTIDKLIRALVGVILFQSAYVAEVVRGGLQALPKGQYEAAESLALGYWKTQGLVILPQALKLVIPGLVNTIIALFKDTSLVIIIGLFDLFSSVQQATVDPAWLGMSTEGYVFAALIYWIFCFSMSRYSQHLEKRFNTGRTPH, translated from the coding sequence ATGTCGAAAGCGATACTGTCGCACTCCTCGCGTCCAGCCAGCACAACCGGTGGACGTTTCATTATCTGGGCACGTAAGAACCTGTTCTCCAGCTGGAGCAACAGCCTGCTGACAATAGTCTGCCTGTGGTTGATGTGGGAACTGATCCCGCCGCTACTCAACTGGGCATTCCTGCAGGCGAACTGGGTGGGTTCCACGCGTGCCGACTGTACGAAAGCAGGCGCATGCTGGGTGTTTATTCACGAGCGTTTTGGCCAGTTCATGTATGGATTGTATCCTCATGAACAGCGCTGGCGGATTAATCTGGCGCTGGTTATCGGTCTGCTTTCCATCGCCGTAATGTTCGGGAAAAAGCTACCTCATCGCGGACGCTATATTGCCGGCTGGGCTGTAGCGTATCCCATTATTGTTTGGGTGTTGTTGTATGGCGGCTTCCTGGGGCTGGAACGCGTTGAAACACGCCAGTGGGGCGGTCTGACGCTGACGTTGATTATCGCTTCTGTGGGGATAGCTGGCGCTCTGCCGTGGGGCATTTTACTCGCTCTGGGGCGTCGTTCAACAATGCCGGTCGTGCGTGTGCTCTCAGTGATCTTTATTGAGTTCTGGCGTGGCGTACCACTGATCACCGTATTGTTTATGTCTTCGGTCATGCTGCCGCTGTTTATGGCAGAAGGTACAACGATCGACAAACTGATTCGTGCCCTGGTCGGGGTGATTCTGTTTCAGTCTGCCTATGTCGCTGAAGTTGTGCGTGGTGGCCTGCAGGCGTTACCTAAAGGCCAGTACGAAGCAGCGGAATCACTTGCTCTCGGATACTGGAAAACGCAGGGGTTGGTCATCCTTCCACAAGCACTCAAGCTGGTGATCCCGGGCCTGGTCAACACGATCATTGCCCTCTTCAAAGATACCAGCCTGGTCATCATCATCGGATTGTTCGATCTCTTTAGCAGCGTGCAGCAGGCAACCGTTGACCCTGCCTGGCTGGGCATGTCCACCGAGGGATATGTCTTTGCTGCTCTGATCTACTGGATCTTTTGTTTTAGCATGTCGCGCTACAGCCAGCACCTGGAAAAGCGCTTTAACACCGGGCGTACACCGCACTGA
- a CDS encoding amino acid ABC transporter ATP-binding protein: MSQITMTPADAMITLENVNKWYGQFHVLKDINLKVKQGERIVLCGPSGSGKSTTIRCINHLEEHQQGRIVVDGIELNEDIRNIERVRQEVGMVFQHFNLFPHLTVLQNCTLAPIWVRKMPKQEAEALAMHYLERVRIAEHANKFPGQISGGQQQRVAIARSLCMKPKIMLFDEPTSALDPEMVKEVLDTMIGLAQSGMTMLCVTHEMGFARTVADRVIFMDRGEIVEQAPPDEFFAHPKSERTRAFLSQVIH, encoded by the coding sequence ATGAGCCAAATTACTATGACACCCGCCGACGCGATGATTACGCTGGAAAACGTGAATAAATGGTATGGACAGTTTCATGTCCTGAAAGACATTAATCTCAAGGTAAAGCAAGGCGAACGAATCGTTCTTTGCGGCCCTTCCGGTTCAGGGAAATCGACAACCATTCGCTGTATCAACCATCTTGAAGAGCATCAGCAGGGACGCATTGTGGTTGATGGTATCGAGCTGAATGAAGATATTCGCAATATCGAACGCGTACGCCAGGAAGTGGGGATGGTATTTCAGCACTTTAATCTATTTCCCCACCTGACCGTTCTGCAGAACTGTACGCTTGCGCCGATTTGGGTACGAAAGATGCCGAAACAGGAAGCGGAGGCGTTGGCAATGCATTACCTCGAACGCGTACGTATTGCAGAGCACGCCAATAAGTTTCCCGGCCAGATCTCAGGCGGACAACAGCAGCGTGTGGCTATCGCCCGTTCGCTATGCATGAAACCCAAAATTATGCTGTTTGACGAACCGACATCTGCGCTGGATCCGGAAATGGTGAAAGAAGTGCTGGATACTATGATTGGGCTGGCGCAATCCGGGATGACGATGTTGTGCGTGACGCATGAGATGGGTTTTGCCAGAACGGTGGCAGACCGGGTGATCTTTATGGACCGCGGTGAGATCGTTGAACAGGCCCCACCGGATGAGTTCTTTGCGCATCCGAAGTCGGAACGTACGCGTGCATTCCTGTCGCAGGTGATTCATTAG
- a CDS encoding amino acid ABC transporter permease, translating to MSHRRSAVKGTLSFSHPAVRAWLFQIIAIVAVVLIAVYLIHNTITNLNNRGITSGFAFLDRSAGFGIVQHLIDYEEGDTYGRVFVVGLLNTLLVSALCIVFASILGFFIGLARLSENWLLRKLSTFYIETFRNIPPLLQIFFWYFAVLRNLPGPRQAVDAFELFFLSNRGLYIPSPQFAEGLYAFIVAVIIAIAISVGLFRYNRKHQIKTGQLRKTWPVGAALIVGLPLVAHWLFGAALHWDIPHLRGFNFQGGMVLIPELAALTLALSIYTSAFIAEIIRSGIQAVPYGQHEAARSLGLPNTVTLRQVIIPQALRVIIPPLTSQYLNIVKNSSLAAAIGYPDMVSLFAGTVLNQTGQAIETIAITMSVYLIISLAISLLMNLYNRRIALVER from the coding sequence ATGTCCCATCGCCGCTCAGCCGTAAAAGGAACGCTATCCTTTTCTCATCCCGCGGTCCGCGCCTGGCTATTCCAGATCATTGCTATTGTTGCGGTTGTTCTCATCGCCGTGTATCTCATCCATAACACCATCACCAACCTGAATAACCGCGGTATTACCTCCGGTTTTGCGTTCCTGGATCGCAGTGCAGGGTTTGGTATTGTTCAGCATCTTATTGATTATGAGGAAGGTGACACGTACGGACGCGTGTTTGTGGTCGGTTTACTGAATACGCTGCTGGTATCGGCGCTTTGTATTGTCTTCGCCTCGATATTGGGTTTCTTTATTGGCCTGGCTCGTCTTTCTGAAAACTGGCTCCTGCGGAAGCTTTCAACCTTTTATATTGAGACTTTCCGCAACATCCCACCGCTGCTGCAGATCTTTTTCTGGTATTTCGCGGTCCTGCGTAACCTTCCTGGCCCCCGCCAGGCCGTCGATGCGTTTGAGCTGTTTTTCCTGAGTAATCGTGGGCTATACATTCCCTCTCCGCAGTTCGCCGAAGGGCTTTACGCCTTCATCGTCGCAGTTATTATTGCGATCGCCATTTCTGTCGGGCTGTTCCGTTATAACCGCAAGCACCAGATTAAAACAGGGCAGCTTCGTAAAACATGGCCCGTTGGCGCTGCGCTAATTGTTGGCTTACCGTTAGTCGCTCACTGGCTTTTTGGTGCGGCTTTGCACTGGGATATCCCCCATCTGCGCGGGTTCAATTTCCAGGGCGGGATGGTGTTAATTCCTGAACTGGCAGCACTCACGCTGGCGCTCTCGATTTATACCTCCGCATTTATTGCAGAAATCATTCGCTCCGGGATCCAGGCGGTGCCTTACGGACAGCACGAGGCGGCGCGTTCACTTGGTTTACCGAATACCGTGACGCTGCGCCAGGTCATTATTCCCCAGGCCCTGCGGGTAATCATTCCGCCACTGACCAGTCAATATCTCAACATTGTCAAAAACTCATCGCTGGCCGCCGCGATTGGTTACCCGGATATGGTGTCTCTCTTCGCCGGCACCGTGCTTAACCAGACCGGACAAGCTATCGAAACCATTGCCATCACCATGTCTGTCTATCTGATCATCAGTCTGGCGATTTCATTGCTGATGAACCTTTATAACCGCCGTATTGCACTGGTCGAGCGCTAA
- the tsaC gene encoding L-threonylcarbamoyladenylate synthase type 1 TsaC: MNNNLPSGSIAYAVDVLKKEEVIAYPTEAVFGVGCDPDSETAVGRLLALKQRPVEKGLILIAANYEQLKPYIDDSMLTPAQREAIFSVWPGPVTFVFPAQPTTPRWLTGRFDSLAVRVTDHPLVVELCVAFGKPLVSTSANLTGLPPCRTTEEVLAQFGNDFPVAAGETGGRLNPSEIRDALTGERFRQG; the protein is encoded by the coding sequence GTGAATAATAACCTGCCATCAGGTTCCATTGCGTATGCAGTGGACGTACTGAAAAAAGAAGAAGTCATCGCTTATCCAACTGAAGCTGTTTTTGGGGTCGGTTGCGATCCTGACAGTGAGACGGCCGTTGGCCGATTGCTGGCACTTAAGCAACGGCCTGTCGAAAAAGGACTGATTTTAATCGCGGCCAATTATGAGCAGCTTAAACCTTACATTGATGATTCCATGCTTACCCCGGCCCAGCGTGAAGCCATCTTCTCCGTATGGCCTGGACCGGTGACCTTCGTTTTCCCGGCCCAGCCGACAACACCGCGCTGGTTAACCGGAAGGTTTGATTCGCTGGCGGTGCGCGTCACCGACCATCCGCTGGTGGTTGAGCTTTGTGTGGCGTTTGGTAAACCACTGGTTTCAACCAGCGCGAATCTGACCGGGTTACCTCCGTGCCGGACAACCGAAGAAGTGCTGGCACAGTTCGGGAATGATTTCCCGGTTGCTGCCGGCGAGACGGGAGGGCGCCTGAATCCGTCCGAAATTCGCGACGCATTAACCGGTGAACGTTTTCGTCAGGGGTAA
- a CDS encoding gamma carbonic anhydrase family protein, which produces MSTVLRPYKDLFPKQGDRVMIDASSVVVGDVRMADDVSIWPLVAIRGDVNSVSIGARTNIQDGSVLHVTHKSSYNPEGNPLIIGEDVTVGHKVMLHGCTIGNRVLVGMGSILLDGVIVEDDVMIGAGSLVPQNKRLESGYLYLGSPVKQIRPLKEAEIEGLKYSANNYVKWKNDYLDQDNQTQP; this is translated from the coding sequence ATGTCTACTGTATTACGTCCTTATAAAGATCTGTTCCCCAAACAAGGCGATCGCGTGATGATCGATGCCAGCAGCGTAGTCGTAGGTGATGTCCGAATGGCTGATGATGTCAGTATCTGGCCACTCGTTGCCATCAGGGGAGACGTTAACTCTGTGTCGATTGGCGCACGTACCAATATTCAGGACGGCAGCGTTCTGCATGTCACGCACAAATCCTCTTATAACCCGGAAGGTAATCCACTCATTATTGGAGAGGATGTCACCGTTGGTCACAAAGTGATGCTTCACGGCTGCACTATAGGAAATCGCGTACTTGTTGGCATGGGATCGATTTTGCTGGATGGCGTCATAGTAGAAGATGACGTAATGATTGGTGCCGGTAGCCTGGTCCCGCAGAACAAACGGCTGGAGAGCGGCTATCTCTATCTGGGTAGCCCTGTAAAACAGATCCGCCCCCTGAAGGAGGCAGAGATCGAAGGATTAAAATACTCGGCGAACAACTACGTTAAATGGAAGAATGACTATCTGGATCAGGATAACCAGACCCAGCCCTGA
- a CDS encoding type I DNA topoisomerase, with protein sequence MAKSALFTVHKNEPCPQCGAELVIRSGKHGPFLGCSHYPECDYVRPLKSQADGHIVKILEGQLCPACGGELALRQGRFGMFIGCSRYPECEHTEQIDKPDETAIACPQCQRGQLVQRRSRFGKTFHSCDRYPDCQFVINFKPVAGICVHCHYPLLIEKKTAQGIKRFCASKQCGKPVPADQNSE encoded by the coding sequence ATGGCCAAATCCGCACTATTTACGGTGCATAAAAACGAGCCCTGCCCGCAGTGCGGGGCTGAACTTGTTATTCGGTCCGGGAAACACGGTCCGTTTCTCGGTTGTTCACACTATCCGGAATGTGATTATGTCCGTCCTCTTAAAAGCCAGGCGGATGGACATATCGTCAAAATTCTGGAGGGGCAGTTATGTCCTGCCTGTGGTGGTGAATTAGCGTTGCGTCAGGGGCGGTTCGGTATGTTTATTGGCTGTAGCCGTTATCCGGAATGTGAGCATACAGAACAAATTGATAAGCCAGATGAAACGGCTATTGCCTGTCCTCAGTGCCAACGTGGTCAACTGGTACAGCGTCGTTCTCGTTTTGGTAAGACTTTCCATTCCTGCGATCGTTACCCTGACTGCCAGTTCGTTATCAATTTCAAACCGGTAGCGGGTATCTGCGTGCATTGCCATTATCCGCTACTCATCGAGAAGAAAACCGCGCAAGGCATTAAACGCTTCTGCGCCAGTAAACAATGTGGAAAGCCGGTTCCGGCGGATCAAAACAGTGAATAA
- the aroE gene encoding shikimate dehydrogenase, protein METYAVFGNPIAHSKSPLIHQQFAEQLQIDHPYGRVLAPVDAFIPTLEAFFAAGGKGANVTVPFKEEAFERADELTERASLAGAVNTLKRLEDGRLLGDNTDGIGLLSDLERLSFIKPGFRVLLIGAGGASRGVLLPLLSLDCAVTITNRTFSRAEALAALFAHTGSVSAIALEDLEDREFDLVINATSSGINGEIPAIPVSLINSHMYFYDMFYQKGKTPFLMWCEEHGAKQLADGLGMLVGQAAHAVLLWHGVLPAVEPVIEKLKQELSA, encoded by the coding sequence ATGGAAACTTATGCTGTTTTTGGTAACCCGATTGCGCACAGTAAGTCACCCTTGATCCATCAGCAATTTGCGGAACAGTTGCAGATAGATCACCCTTACGGTCGCGTGCTGGCACCGGTTGATGCATTTATCCCAACGCTCGAGGCGTTTTTCGCTGCGGGCGGCAAAGGGGCGAATGTGACGGTTCCCTTTAAAGAAGAGGCATTTGAACGTGCAGACGAACTGACCGAGCGTGCTTCACTTGCTGGTGCAGTAAATACCTTAAAACGGCTTGAGGATGGCCGCCTTCTGGGTGACAACACTGACGGGATTGGTTTACTGAGCGATCTGGAAAGACTTTCGTTTATCAAGCCTGGTTTCCGGGTTCTGCTGATTGGTGCGGGTGGTGCATCGCGGGGCGTGCTGTTGCCCCTGCTTTCACTGGACTGTGCAGTGACCATTACCAACAGAACCTTTTCCAGGGCAGAAGCGCTGGCGGCGTTGTTTGCCCATACCGGTAGCGTGAGCGCCATCGCGCTTGAGGATCTCGAAGACCGTGAATTTGATCTGGTCATCAATGCCACGTCCAGCGGCATTAATGGTGAGATCCCGGCAATCCCCGTTTCTCTTATCAACTCTCATATGTACTTCTATGACATGTTTTACCAGAAAGGGAAGACACCCTTCCTTATGTGGTGTGAAGAACATGGCGCGAAACAGTTAGCCGATGGGCTGGGGATGCTGGTGGGCCAGGCTGCGCATGCGGTGCTGCTCTGGCATGGGGTGTTACCTGCAGTCGAGCCGGTGATAGAAAAGTTAAAGCAGGAGCTTTCGGCGTGA